The sequence TACCGGTGTTTTCCATGCTGGCCCACGGTTCCTGCGGAGGCAGATTGCCGTCCTGCAGCAGCTCGATGGAGATACCATCGGGTGAGCGTACAAACGCCATATGGCCGTCACGCGGCGGGCGATTGATCGTGACGCCAGCATCCATCAACCGTTGGCAGGTGTCGTAAACATTATCGACGCGGTAGGCGAGATGGCCAAAGTTACGGCCTCCATCATATTGCTCGGCCTCGCTGCCGTCTTCGGCTGGCCAATTATATGTCAGCTCGACCTCGGCAATGTCCTTCTGGCCTGGCGCGGCAAGGAATATCAGCGTGAAACGGCCCTGCTCGCTGTCAAAGCGGCGCACTTCCTCCAAACCGATCAGCTTGAAGAAATCGATGGTGGCATCAGGATCGCTAACGCGGATCATGGTGTGAAGGAATTTGGTCATGCTCGGTTGCTCCATTAACTTGCTCAGCATGTAGGTGCGCTTCGGACACAAAAAAAGGCCCGCGCCACCATCCGGGCGCGGGCCTGATCAGTTTTATGATCCAGTTTTAGAAGCTGAAGGACAATGTCCCAACAACCGCATCATCGGTCAGACCATCGACGCTTGCGCCGTCAACACCGATGTACTGAACACCGAGGCCGAGGCCGCCAAGCACAGTCGCTGATACGCCGACTGCATAGTCGAAGCCGCTATCATCTGTACCGCCCGCCAGAACATCCGGGCCAAGCGCGCCATCGGTGTAACCAAGGTGTGCGCTCAAGGTGAAAGGCGTATCCGGAATGCCGGCCTCAAAGTCGGTGTAGACATAGAGGTTGTCAGCATCACCGAGTGATTCCTGATCTGGCGCGTATGCGACGCCGAGTGTGGCCGAGACGGGGCCAAGCTGTGTGCCGATGGAGGCATAAGGCTCGTAATATTCGG comes from Altererythrobacter sp. ZODW24 and encodes:
- a CDS encoding VOC family protein, whose amino-acid sequence is MTKFLHTMIRVSDPDATIDFFKLIGLEEVRRFDSEQGRFTLIFLAAPGQKDIAEVELTYNWPAEDGSEAEQYDGGRNFGHLAYRVDNVYDTCQRLMDAGVTINRPPRDGHMAFVRSPDGISIELLQDGNLPPQEPWASMENTGSW
- a CDS encoding TorF family putative porin translates to MLTSTRGLLAASAMSFALLASPAMAQDNEVPSEVEVSGNVALVTDYRFRGVSLSAGDPAIQGGIDINHSSGFYVGTWGSSIDGGALYGEMELDFYGGWSGDVAEGVTLDVGVLYYAYPANDFGPAEYYEPYASIGTQLGPVSATLGVAYAPDQESLGDADNLYVYTDFEAGIPDTPFTLSAHLGYTDGALGPDVLAGGTDDSGFDYAVGVSATVLGGLGLGVQYIGVDGASVDGLTDDAVVGTLSFSF